The DNA segment AGATTTGAGTGCATAATATGTACAGCACACACTGTTTGTATAGCTTGCATGTCTGAGCTGACTTGGGTACATCCCTTGTATGATGCTCACCACTTGTATAATACACAtctcatataaaacacacatcccgTGGGTAACGCACATAAATCCCCAGATTTGCAAAAGCATGTGTGTTCCAGTGGTAGAATTACATTAATAagcatttatttgcatttatttgaaACTCTAAATCTCTAAATTTAAGTTTTTCCCtattttacaaattaaatgtattattgggGTAGATGTTATTGCAAATGCATGTGTATTCTTAATATGTTTAGTGTGTACTGGTATGTAATATTGTCATACACTGTCCTGCTGCATAGGATGCTTCCCTCTTGCTGGCTCCAAAATGACCTGTCAGATTACAGGGATGCTATTTGATAGGGAACACTGTAATGTCATGCCCGCCTCTACTTACCAATTTCCCCAGTAGACCGGCTCACTTGAGGGCTTGTTAACCTTTATATAAAGACTGACCCCCTTTTTAACCCTCACCCCCTCCTGCTAGTTCATGCCCCATGTAAGCTTTTTATCGGTGACTTGAGCTCAAAGCATGTCACCTAAGCaggatttgtattttaatatggcTGCATGTCAGACCAATTCTTCTCGTAAGAATTGTGATGATAAGAGTCCCCCACAGCATAAGCAAATAGATGCGGTGGACCCTTTTTTTAAGCAGTACATTGCTTAAATTCCATACGATACCCCTCTGCTTATGTGTCACGAAAGCACTGTGTTGTCTTTAGAAACCACATACCACCCTAAGGCTGTTGTCTGGAGTAAACTTCAAAATGGCAGGACGGTGTATCTTTCAGCTTATACAACTATTATCAAGGGCTGTTGCAAGAGAAAAGCCACAAGGCTTTGTCTGGCTTGGGTTATTGTATCATATAATAATGCTATAATATATGATAAAACAGAATACAATTGTGTTGTCCCGTTATGCAAGCAGAATTTGTCATTTTGATAATGCTGGGATGTCACTGCTATACAGTGTCACTAGTAATTAAAGGAGACATTGAGAATGTAGTGACAACATTACCCGATTCATTAAGTTAATTAATCCCGTTAATTAGCTGTGACAGCTTGCATATGCCCGCACTGCATTCAGTAATGTGTAACTCTATGCTCATCTCTTCTGCCTCATTCATTTTTATTCTGACGATTTACACAGTTTTCTCAACTCTAGGTTTCCACCACACATGGTCCCGCCACACCATAGTTTACACACAACAGGGATTCCTCATCCAGCTATAGTCACACACTCTGTCAAACAAGAGTCTTCCCAGAGCGACATTGGTTCTCTCAACAGCTCGTAAGTCCTTTATTTTACTGAATATCttgtattaataatattaaacattatttattttttggtgttaTGTTGTATTCAACACTGGGCTGGTGTATGTAACACTGACCTATTTTAGACAGTAGTAGATTCAAAACTTGACAGCTTTTTAACACCTCATTTTAACAGTAATAGATCATTAGTAAATAATTAGTAATAGATTCTTGttaatgtaatatactgtaaatactactactacttaataataaaaatcataataattaataactttttttttccctgcactCACTTTGTTTAACCTTTATCGTTAGGTAGCATGTTTATATTCATAAAGCATATGAATCTATTCTAATATAAAATTATGTGTCCTGAAGTTCTTCTGATACTGTGATGATGTTCTCCTCTTCAAATAACACACTTGCACCTAGCCTGTACATTCTCCTCCTTTCACCAGAAAACATCAGGACCAAAAAAAGGAGGACGAGAAGAAGAAACAGCCTCACATCAAGAAACCTTTGAATGCATTTATGTTGTATATGAAGGAAATGAGAGCAAAAGTAGTGGCGGAATGCACACTGAAAGAAAGCGCGGCTATCAATCAAATTCTTGGACGGAGGGTAAGGAGCCATTTCTTGTTGTTAACATTGGTGGCCCATATAATAGGAAGCATCTAATAGTATCTATGGATGGTGTAAAACCATCAAGTGTTTCAGAACATGACTTTAGCCCAGCCCCTAATGTTGATTACTTAATGTGCTTTAAAGTAAACCCCACTGCCTCCTCTAGTAATGTTAGATACACTTTTTTGAAGACCCAACAAGCTCTGTATTCACATAGTACATAAAGTTGTATTCTGTAGTAAATTATTCATGACATTTTGCTCGCTACATTGTTTCATGATTTGCTACATTCTCCCTGGAATCTATTGAACTGACTgatccaaatatttatttttattattatttcccagtGGCATGCGCTGACCAGAGAAGAACAGGCTAAATACTATGAGCTGGCAAGAAAGGAACGACAGCTCCACATGCAGCTGTACCCGGGCTGGTCAGCAAGAGACAACTATGTAAGTTTAAAACAAGTAATGCAAACGTTTCTTTTACAGAGTCGTTGCTCTCTGTTAATGATTATACTTGTCTGACGGACTGCTGGTGCTGATGTAAAGCACTGGAAGGGAATACTGGCTGTCCCATGCACGCAATTAATAGAGGTTACTTGCGTTATTTATGAGCATGCTAAGTTTCCGACAAACTTCAATATATTATGAAACATGGCCGTTTTGATGTATGTGTTGTATCCAGCTCCAAATAGGAAAGTTGTCCCACATTTTAGCTGACAAAGCCATTAAACTGCTTTATTTAGTTCTTCTGCCTTGagtaaaatggaaataaaatcTGGGTTTGTGGCGAGATCCTGCAGTAACAAGAACAGTGCAGAATGACCCGTATTCAGTTACTGTACATGCTGTGAACAGGCAACATGGGGATCGTTACTCACTTGTTAATTGGGTGTAGGGAGCTTGTGCAGCGTGCCAATCTAAGCAAAACCATGAAACTTAAATCTTACGCCTTAATACATATAGGTGTTTGAATCTGGGCAGCAATTACACCTTGAGGCAAAGCATAATAGTATAATAATCTATGCTTATGTGTGcattacattcaaacaaaagGGCAAGGACAAGGCACTTAGAATAGCACCtaatattgttttaatgtttaggTTGCAGCTTTGCTAAGAACTGGTCCGTGTGGGTTTGATGTAAGGTGAAACCCATATATCCCCCCTGCTGTTATCAGACAGGTcaagtaaccaaaaaaaaaagccagaaagTTGTTGGTCTGGTATGGCTGTTCAAGGCTCTAGCCTCTTATAAAGTGTGCTTCCTGTAGCTTGTATTTTTTCATGTGTCCATTTTGTGCAAAATAATAACTAAGGTTGCTGtctatttctgtgttttttggggggaaaccaggggaaaaaaaagaagagaaaaagggATAAGCAGCAAGGAGAGGCCAATGGTAAGTGAGCAGCCGTTATCTCTTCTAATAGAAGATACCAGTCATGTGTCAGACTTGTGACAGCTCAGAGATAAAAGGCTAGGCTTCTGCCTGGCACATTGTGTATCTGGTTGTTAGCTAGCGCATCAGTTAAATGTGATCATGCCTGTTACTACCCTTTTGTTAAAAGCTAATACACATTGCCGATGCATGAACAGGACAATGACAATGAGATCTACATTTTATAGAcattttgaacattttttttattgcaacagCTATAGtgaaaatctatatatttttcttattttatattaaacttatttttttgtattaatgcCTGTGTGCTTGTTTATGGTTTGTTTTGCTTCTCTGTGTTTTCTGTTAACTCGGGCTGTGCCTGTATGTTCTGATGCATGCTTTACAATGACAGTCACCCCCATCTTAAATTAAGGAGGTTtgctcgttttttttttgtttttgtttttttaatcatttttgtgCGTTACACAAACACTGCATCGTTAACCCATCATTGCAGCCGATACGAGTCGAGATGCGTTTTTGAAGGCCttgtattttgttctttttttcagaacacagaGAATATTTTCCAAATCCTTGCCTTTCACTCCCGCCGATTACAGGTGCTAATGTCATTTTGAGTCCTTCAGTTACtaactgtattttcttttttgttttatttcttattgaGATTTTCACATATGTAACAATGAAAAGTCATTTTGAAAAAATGCTAAATGATTgatctgtttttttgtattgttttttcaaATTTGAACTTATTTTTTTGCATAGCAGGACAAATGGAAgtacaataatgtattttatttctgtaaagttagatttaaaaaaaaaatctccaattGGCAAATTGAATGTGCAGTATTACTTTTAAAGtgactgattttatatatatatatatataaaataaggtATTTTTGCAGATAATATCCAGTTGTAAACCTCCTTAATCTAATTGCTTAGTAGAACTCCTATGTCTTTTAAAAGCACGTATATGCAGATAACCTGCTTTGCTCTTTCTGTGcagcatttacatttaaaaaagaaaagctactAATTTTGGTCTGATCCTTGCTAACTTTGCCGCCTAATGCTTTCTCAGCTGGCACTAGTGTGCCGTATTTTGCATTCTGCTCACTTCTACTTGCACATTTCCTTCTCAAAATGTAAAACCCAAACCATATATTGCAGAACAGTAATTAAAGCTGCAATGTCCCATGTTATTATATTAACAAACTGGCTTTTAAAGTTTAATCATCTCTAATGAAAAAAGAGAAGTAAAATGCATctaccccttttttttttttttttactacttgaTTTGCTAAGGAACTAACCAGTCTTACAGCAGTATTACGTAATGGGCAGTCCTTTAGAAAAAGGGATACTGCGGCTTTAAttgccacatttaaaaaaaaattataataataaaaaagggtaaaaaaaaaaaaaattggtaaacAAATTCATGAATTccccttatttttttctttatttctctctctttctctttctcttcctttTCTGCTCGCTTCTCTCTCCAAATCGTTCAGACCTGAGCGCTCCTAAGAAATGCCGAGCGCGCTTTGGCCTTGATCAACAGAATAACTGGTGCGGCCCGTGCAGGTGTGTATAGTACTCCCAGATTTGCTATGGCTggttgcagctggttcaaaattggtactttctcctttctgggccttttttttatttaccttcCTCCCCTGCGACCTGTTGGTGAGCTATCCCAAACTACATTTCCAAAGCTTTCAAAATGTGCACAGGCATTCTTGAGTTGCAGGTCTTCGGTGTGTTTTtgagatatataaaaaaagaacaaaattcACCATAAAATGTTGAAGGCCCCCGCCAGAGCCTGGAGTACCTGTATTGGCATTGGTTTGGAGAGTTTGACCTTTGCTTGACAATGGTTTTGTGTGGGGGCGGGGGGTGGATTCGTCTGGTCAGGGGAGATTACCAATGAATGCCGCTGAAACACTAGCTGTAGCTAGATGTCACAGCCAATGACCAGtgtccactgttttttttttttttttttgtatttttgtttttacctttGGCTAACAGATGCAAATACCCCAAAGAAGTGTCGTGCATTGTTCGGGCTTGACCAACAGAGTTTATGGTGCAAACCATGCAGGTATATTCCCAATAGGCTTTTTTGGGGGGAATGCGATTAAACAAGAAGTAATATCTTTCTGTATGTGTGCCTTTTTCCATGCAAATTAACTGCTAACACACTGTGACCCCTTTGCTCTGTTCAGCCGATCGCTATAACATAGCAATTCCCTATTGTCTCTTTAAGCAATAATTCTCCTGAAGTAGAAACTGGCTGAGTGAATACATGCACAAAATCTGCTGGTGCTGTCACAGCTGGAAGAAAAAAGAATACTTTTGTTGTAAAtacttatttgtattattattagtttttttatgCCTAAGGTGTAATTATCATGGCTATAACATCTTATCTCTAGCATTTGCCTTATCAACATTATCGCAGCCTCCCCCGCCCTAATGATGTCGTCATGCAGATTCTAACACCTTGACTTATGTACTTGTTTATTGCTTATCATTCAAGatatgaatatatttaaattacaatgcACGTCAAATGCATGACTGCTGCATTCCGGAACCTGTGCAGTTGGTCATGTGATCTGTTTGCAGCTAGACCACTGGGCAGATTTCTTTTTAACTGCACAGGAAGTAATTAGGAtcccaaacaagcaaagaacccaATGGTATATTTGTAGTAATACAGCCGTTTGTATTCTGCTAGTTATATTACCATGTTCCGGTTTTGTACGAATTGACAGAGTTTTGGAGCACGTCTATTTAAGTGGCTAAGAATTACACGTTTAATTATGCTTGTACACATATATTCCAAGTTcatttattgaatttattaaaacatttcgcTCCCAAGTTTGTTCCTTGAGGAATTACATCTCATTTCCAAGTCTGGTATGCAGAcagaaaaacaacatgcaaacatTCTGCAGTTCCTCAGTATGTACAAGGcttaattatacaattataaaGTTCAATGATTATGCAATTAACTTCTAAGGTATATTAAGAGGACCCCATATGAATATTAAGCAGGATTGGGAGTACtggttgggggaaaaaaagggagTCAGATAATATACTACTTTGCTCAGTAAAAGTGGTagttttattgaaaacaaaaaaaaaacatttcagtaggTCCAGGCATCAACCAGCCACTTCCTACTTCAGTTCAAATCCGCTCTGTTTCACCATGCTCTTGCACCTCTGTTAATCCTAGTTaacctgtttttcattttgtcaatgttgatttttatttttggtggagGAGACAAGGTGATTTGCCCTTCTCAGTGCACACACCCTCCTCCCCTTCTAATCTGACATAGTTCAAATCTCTTATTTCTTTGTTCTGATACAAGCAGTCTTTGAATTTGGAATATTTTCATGGTAGGTATTTGTTTCTGCTAAGTAATACCCTTCTCTGTGTGTGGTGCTTGCTGTCTTTCACTCGTTGTCGTGTTCTGTGTTGTGCGGTCTCTGCCACTGTGTTCCCTGTATAAAGAGGAAGGCACGCATCATTATTGTCAGTTCATTGTGTTCGTCAGTCTACCCTcctaaaagcacagcacagaccACACCTGTTTCTAACCAGAAAGTGAGCAGCACGTTCTAGGCTTGAAAAGGTTAACCTGTTCTGTGTAATAAAAGCCTGAGAGACTTGGTCCCAGGCCTCATTGCATTTTCAGGCCGAGCACTCAGTTATTCACACTACACGTTCTGTGGTTTCACTGAAACATACTTTCAGGTACAACTTGCAGCTGCCAggttgtttgtaacctttcttgctgaaatgtgtgtgtgtgtgtgtgtgtgtgtgtatatatatatatatatatatatatatatatatatatatatatatatatatatatatatatatatatatatatatatatatttatatatttttttttttactgagatgCATTTACTTCTCAAACCAATATTTGCAAAACTTTAATGAAAGTCTGTCAGACTTTCCTGGGGGAATGCATTCCCATGCTAGGTTTTTTATATGTACTGAAGAATTATGTTTGGACtgatcttttccttttttttagcattaaacttggcacaaaaaataaataaattggccaACAGAACTCGCTTCTACAGTTAGGTGatatgtctgtgtctctgtgggtTAGCGCATTTAGCCTTTGCTTCTGGGCCCTGCCCAGCACAAGGTGTGCTCCCTGTGAATGATTCCGTGCTCTTCATGCTCATTCAAAGATTCCGATATGATCTCACGATCATTAAATATTAAGGTAGCATGAGACTGCATTTCACGTGCGCTGACGTTCTCCTTTCATTTCCTGAACCTTTCTTGTAGAGTAGATGGGCCTCTGTGCTAATCGCCCCCATCACTTTTGTCCTTTTGCATGCTTATTACTTTAGCAATCCTAACTGTGCTTTTAATTGTTAATTAGCTCATCCGGAGGCATACAATAGCTGTACTTTCATTTGCTGTCAAATAGTTGTTTCCTTCATTCATGTATAATGTAATTTCTATTCAGTGTATAAACAAAAAGAaccttttacacattttttttttcttttcattatctAGCCATTAGCTGTAGCTATGCATTTAATGATTACACTAATTGTGTTTTTGGCTTTATTTTATCGAATACAAACTTGGTGGGATTTGTGAGGAATTGAACTCTATCAAATCCTTTTGCCAATTTATCTATCGCCAGGAAGTGACCCCCTTTTTTTGAAAGCTGTTCTCTAAAAATACACTTAATGCAGCTGTCAGGATGTATCCTTCTGATTTAGAAAACTAGCCACCAAGCCTCCATAGTTTACAGcctgcagcagttttttttttttatactagaTAAGTTTCTGTGAACTTTCTGTTCAGCTGTATGTCTGATAGCTTCAGGTGGAGGGATAATTTGCCATAAGGATTAGAATTCCTTCAGCTTGCAAAATCTGGTCCAAACACCTTGAGAACAACTTGTATATCCAGTCCTTAAATAAGTTAGCTTTTTAGTTTGCACCAAGGACTAGGTTCAGAAAAAAAGGCTTTGaggcttttttttcatttgtatgggCAATTCTAAATTTTAGAGAGGCTAGTATTTCACTTGGGGAGGTGAAAAGGAGTTGGATAGTTTTCATAATATTATTGCCCTTCTTTTATGAAAATGTCAGGGTGAGCAAAATTTGCTCTGCTGAACTGCATTCTGAATCATAAATACCGAGCAGTCCAGTGGTAAATGCTAAGAAAAGCCGATAGCTTTACGAAAGGAGAATTCCACTTTTACATATATTTGACAGGCAATTATTTTTGCATTAGACTGCATTTCTGAGCAATTACTCATTTTTTATAGGGTGACTTTACCAGGGTCTGTGTTGAGCCCATCAGCTTGATCTTTTcaccattgttatttttttttttgcttttttctaATACAGCATGTCATACATACtatccccaacccccccccccccccccttttaactTTCTTTTCCAACTGTTGCTCACCTTGTTAATATAAAACAGCATGAACTGACCCTGCAGGCTTATGTGGCTCTAACAAAACTGTGTTCCAACACGTCCCTCTCTAGTCCGACGCCTGAATGCTTGTTGATAGAACATCCATGGGTATGGGCTGGGTATGACTTGAGAAACGATTTTCTTACCagaattccttttttttaaataataatagtaataataatactacttttTTCTttatgcttgttttgtttttaaatggaattCATAAAACAGTTTAGTATCCGCTCAAGACATCCCTGCATTAAGTGCCTTGTGTATTGTCAGGTGCAAGAGATGAGATTTTTACACTGCCCCTTAGTCCAGTTAAAATGTAAGTTGCCAAGGAAGGATGAACGTAAGGGTGAACGTAAGGGTGTGATTGTGTTGGAGCTCCGTCTGTGGCATCATCCTCATATGAGGAATTCTTCTGGCTTCTGCAATCTTAAAAGTAATGCAGtcggctcccaagtggcgcatccagtaaaggcgctcctcatggagtgcaggatctgccctatagcctggagatcgcaggttcgaatccaggctatgtcattgccgaccgtgaccgggggtccctagggggcggcgcacaattggccgagcgccgcctgggtagggagggcttaggtcggcagggcaatccacggttcactgcgcaccagtgacccctgtggctgatagggcgcctacaggtctgcagtggagccattcagatctgtgatgtcctccggcactataggtctggtggcttcgctgtggatctgcagtgtgaaaaatgacagattggcaggaacacgtttcggaggacgcgtgtcccagcctccgtttccagagtcgccggggggttgcagctgtgaaccgggataaaataataataattgggcattccaaatcgGGGAGAAAActagggtaaaaaccattggctatgactacatttaaaaataaataaataaataaagtaatgcaGTCTTGTCTAGGCATTAATGCTAGTAGCATTTTGATGTCAAATTCACCCGTTCGGCTGCTTGGCCCCAATAGATCTTCTCAGTTTATACGTATACGTTGTAGGGAATCCTCCAGCCATTGCACCCACCCTTCCATAGTATACATTGTGTATCTATAACCCTTCTGGAAATTGAGATTAGACATTGTTGAGTTGTGGCAGACTGGTTTGAGGATCGGTGGGATCAGCATTTTCTGTGATGAGCTCAAATGGCTTGAGGCATGCTAAACATGGGATCTTGACCTAGCAAAGCAATGAGACAAATAGACATGGCAGTGTGTCATTTCTTTACTCACAGACATATCTTTAGGGGAAGGCAGTCCATATTGTATCTTGGTTTTTCTAACCTCCTCACATCTCTCAGTAACAACAGGCTGCACCCTTACTGTGTAACACACTGACTATCAGACTGTCACGTTTGACTGCGCCTTCGCTGGCACAGTGTTTAACTGCTTTAGAAAAGAACTGGATGCAACTGTGCTTGTTAGCGTGGCTAACTGAGACCTGAGTGAGCTTGCACAAGCATGTCATCAGAATGAAGCCCTTTGGAACGGAGTCCTTAGTGATGGTTTTGTTACAGAGCCGCAGCCTGCAGGCTGTAGAACCAGTTATTCTCGTTGTTTTGCAACATTTCCTTTTTTCTACCTATTTTCATTTCTGCTTCCACCCCCTGTCCTATTCACTCTTCTTATTCTCAACTGGATGTGGTTGCTAACAGAAAAAGGGATTACTTCCTGGTGATTTAcctttagtctttttttttttcccccagaataAACTTAATGACTTAAACAAATGTAACataataccatatatatatatatatatatatatatatatatatatatatatatatatatatatatatatatatatatatatatataaagagagattattattattataattattattattatttaatttttttttctttggtagcTTCTCTGCTGTCCCCACGACATCCTGTGTTTACAGATAATTGTTTCCCTGTttctaggagaaaaaaaaagtgcattcgCTACATACAAGGTGAAGGCAGCTGTGCCAGCCCGCCCTCTTCAGATGGAAGCTTATTAGATTCTCCTCCCTCTTCACCTTCCCTGCTAGCCTCCCCCTCACAAGACTCTAAACCACAGACTGAACAAATGCACCCTCTCTCACTGACTATGAAACCTGATTCCTTGGCACACCTTTCAATGCCACCATCTTTAGCTCGGTTGGAAAACTCTGCCAGCAAGACCGGCACCCAGAACGGGGCATTGGAGCACCAAGCCGTCAATTCACAACATCCTGCATCCTCGCCACTGGCAAGGCCATCCACATCCTTGTTGCGTTCCCATAACCTGCTCACTGGCTCACAAGCCCAGCCTCTGTCGCTCGTAACCAAGTCTTTAGATTAGCATTTTAGCTTTAGTCTTTgctgtccttttttttaaattttttttttaatataatttaaatgtttaaccTCTTTTTGTTTCTGCCATACGGCTataaatttgaatgttttatcAAGTTCATTGGTCAATATTTGACCCATCATtatttcaagtttaaaaaaaaaataataataaaactttgtgatttctgcaaacattttaatgtgattaaaaaaaaaaatacataactgtTATGTAGTTCCAATAGGTAAGATACATTTcaaagacaaataacatttaaaaaaaaaaaattagagatATCAAAAATAAAGTAGCTCTTTCTGAAGGAGTTGGTTCttctttattatttgtattaaatatgaGCTTGCGAACCAATCATTTTACATCTGTTCGAAGGCACGATGAATGCAGTGGCATTTCTTTCATTGTGCAGAACAACTTTTATTGTGATgttacttgttattgtttaaatgtacagaaatatTTGGGAGTGTTAATATGCATTGTTCCATGGCGTTGTTGTTTGGGGGTATGGGTTGGGAGGGGGGTGGGTGGGTTAGGCAGTCACAGCGCTGTAGGACCAGTAGTATTTATTGCTTTAGAGATTGCTTGTTGTATCATGTATGTTGTCCCTTTTTAAGTATTGTTTTCTTATCTTAGTACATtgtataaagattttttttttttcttagcgtAAGCAACttctatatataaaatacatcatttgtaaaggattttttatttgatttgttttcctGAATGAAACATGGTTGCCACCAAATGGGCAGTATAGATACTTTTAAGGAAGAGATGTGCACAACATTACTttaaaagctaaaatataataagccattatacaaaataaacttgAATGCATTGGGGAAGGTGTCTTCAAGAGTGAAATATGTCTAAAACCCTTAAAACTACTGTCTTCCCTTTACAAGGCTGTAGACTTGTGTACAGATTTCCGTGCCAAACTTGTGATAATGTTCTTCTCCCCACTTCAATGCTGTCGTTTTCTTTTTACcatattttttttgctgtgaCGTTACATAGATTGCTATGTATGTAGTATAAATGTTGCTATAACAGATGTGTTTGGTAGCAGAttgtcaaataataaatacaactaaaCAAAAGAAAGAGGTGTAAACCCAAAAAGGGCCAAATTATGTACATTAGGAGATtcatataaaagaaaaaacacaaactgcCACTTTTAAGTACACTACTGTGTGTAGGTAGATA comes from the Acipenser ruthenus chromosome 13, fAciRut3.2 maternal haplotype, whole genome shotgun sequence genome and includes:
- the tcf7l2 gene encoding transcription factor 7-like 2 isoform X4 codes for the protein MPQLNGGGGDDLGANDEMISFKDEGEQEEKISENSSAERDLADVKSSLVNESETNQNSSSDSEAERRPPPRSETFRDKSRESLEEAAKRQDGGLFKSPPYPGYPFIMIPDLTSPYLQNGSLSPTARTYLQMKWPLLDVQAGSLQSRQALKDARSPSPAHIVGPFCLEFPGQGDLSLHQFQLSNKVPVVQHPHHVHPLTPLITYSNEHFTPGNPPPHLQADVDPKTGEQLGQHMETLTGCSWTLRDLNFLKSCTGIPRPPHPDISPYYPLSPGTVGQIPHPLGWLVPQQGQPVYPITTGGFRHPYPTALTVNASMSSFLNSRFPPHMVPPHHSLHTTGIPHPAIVTHSVKQESSQSDIGSLNSSKHQDQKKEDEKKKQPHIKKPLNAFMLYMKEMRAKVVAECTLKESAAINQILGRRWHALTREEQAKYYELARKERQLHMQLYPGWSARDNYGKKKKRKRDKQQGEANEHREYFPNPCLSLPPITDLSAPKKCRARFGLDQQNNWCGPCRRKKKCIRYIQGEGSCASPPSSDGSLLDSPPSSPSLLASPSQDSKPQTEQMHPLSLTMKPDSLAHLSMPPSLARLENSASKTGTQNGALEHQAVNSQHPASSPLARPSTSLLRSHNLLTGSQAQPLSLVTKSLD
- the tcf7l2 gene encoding transcription factor 7-like 2 isoform X17 codes for the protein MPQLNGGGGDDLGANDEMISFKDEGEQEEKISENSSAERDLADVKSSLVNESETNQNSSSDSEAERRPPPRSETFRDKSRESLEEAAKRQDGGLFKSPPYPGYPFIMIPDLTSPYLQNGSLSPTARTYLQMKWPLLDVQAGSLQSRQALKDARSPSPAHIVSNKVPVVQHPHHVHPLTPLITYSNEHFTPGNPPPHLQADVDPKTGIPRPPHPDISPYYPLSPGTVGQIPHPLGWLVPQQGQPVYPITTGGFRHPYPTALTVNASMSSFLNSRFPPHMVPPHHSLHTTGIPHPAIVTHSVKQESSQSDIGSLNSSKHQDQKKEDEKKKQPHIKKPLNAFMLYMKEMRAKVVAECTLKESAAINQILGRRWHALTREEQAKYYELARKERQLHMQLYPGWSARDNYGGNQGKKKKRKRDKQQGEANEHREYFPNPCLSLPPITDLSAPKKCRARFGLDQQNNWCGPCRRKKKCIRYIQGEGSCASPPSSDGSLLDSPPSSPSLLASPSQDSKPQTEQMHPLSLTMKPDSLAHLSMPPSLARLENSASKTGTQNGALEHQAVNSQHPASSPLARPSTSLLRSHNLLTGSQAQPLSLVTKSLD
- the tcf7l2 gene encoding transcription factor 7-like 2 isoform X2; translation: MPQLNGGGGDDLGANDEMISFKDEGEQEEKISENSSAERDLADVKSSLVNESETNQNSSSDSEAERRPPPRSETFRDKSRESLEEAAKRQDGGLFKSPPYPGYPFIMIPDLTSPYLQNGSLSPTARTYLQMKWPLLDVQAGSLQSRQALKDARSPSPAHIVGPFCLEFPGQGDLSLHQFQLSNKVPVVQHPHHVHPLTPLITYSNEHFTPGNPPPHLQADVDPKTGEQLGQHMETLTGCSWTLRDLNFLKSCTGIPRPPHPDISPYYPLSPGTVGQIPHPLGWLVPQQGQPVYPITTGGFRHPYPTALTVNASMSSFLNSRFPPHMVPPHHSLHTTGIPHPAIVTHSVKQESSQSDIGSLNSSKHQDQKKEDEKKKQPHIKKPLNAFMLYMKEMRAKVVAECTLKESAAINQILGRRWHALTREEQAKYYELARKERQLHMQLYPGWSARDNYGGNQGKKKKRKRDKQQGEANEHREYFPNPCLSLPPITDANTPKKCRALFGLDQQSLWCKPCRRKKKCIRYIQGEGSCASPPSSDGSLLDSPPSSPSLLASPSQDSKPQTEQMHPLSLTMKPDSLAHLSMPPSLARLENSASKTGTQNGALEHQAVNSQHPASSPLARPSTSLLRSHNLLTGSQAQPLSLVTKSLD
- the tcf7l2 gene encoding transcription factor 7-like 2 isoform X3, with amino-acid sequence MPQLNGGGGDDLGANDEMISFKDEGEQEEKISENSSAERDLADVKSSLVNESETNQNSSSDSEAERRPPPRSETFRDKSRESLEEAKRQDGGLFKSPPYPGYPFIMIPDLTSPYLQNGSLSPTARTYLQMKWPLLDVQAGSLQSRQALKDARSPSPAHIVGPFCLEFPGQGDLSLHQFQLSNKVPVVQHPHHVHPLTPLITYSNEHFTPGNPPPHLQADVDPKTGEQLGQHMETLTGCSWTLRDLNFLKSCTGIPRPPHPDISPYYPLSPGTVGQIPHPLGWLVPQQGQPVYPITTGGFRHPYPTALTVNASMSSFLNSRFPPHMVPPHHSLHTTGIPHPAIVTHSVKQESSQSDIGSLNSSKHQDQKKEDEKKKQPHIKKPLNAFMLYMKEMRAKVVAECTLKESAAINQILGRRWHALTREEQAKYYELARKERQLHMQLYPGWSARDNYGGNQGKKKKRKRDKQQGEANEHREYFPNPCLSLPPITDLSAPKKCRARFGLDQQNNWCGPCRRKKKCIRYIQGEGSCASPPSSDGSLLDSPPSSPSLLASPSQDSKPQTEQMHPLSLTMKPDSLAHLSMPPSLARLENSASKTGTQNGALEHQAVNSQHPASSPLARPSTSLLRSHNLLTGSQAQPLSLVTKSLD